The genomic window AGGCCAAAGATATGAGCCTTGAACAGTGTATAGAGTTTATCGACAATGATGAGCTGATGGAAGTAACTCCGGTAAGTCTGCGGATCCGCAAGACCTATCTGGATCATAACGAAAGAAAGCGTCAGGAAAAGAAAAAAGCTGAAGCGTAGGTTCGTTAATTGTGTAATTATGATGGAGGCTCTAAGATTCGGACGAGCTTGAAGTGACTACGCAATACTCCGGACTCTTGGCTACTTACCCCATCCCGTAGAATTCTGCCTTCTTTGCAAAGTAGGGTTCAAACACTTTTCGGAGAGCCAGATGGTTCTCAGAGGAAAGGGTGGGATCTTCAGCCAGTAGCTCCCGGGCTTCCTCTTTAGCCCGGGCCAGAATGAATTGATCCTCAACAATATCGGCTACCCTGAAATCGGGCAGGCCGCTTTGTTTGGTTCCAAGAAAGTCGCCCGGGCCTCTGAGTTTGAGATCGGCTTCCGCAATTCTAAACCCGTCATTGGTTTCTTCCATGGTCTTAAGCCGGAAAGCTCCGGCCTTGCTGACCTTTACATCCGGCATCAGGATGCAATAACTTTGCCGTTCTCCCCGGCCGATTCTGCCCCGGAGCTGATGCAGCTGAGATAAACCGAATCGCTCTGCATGTTCTATGATCATGACCGATGCGTTGGGCACATCTACACCTACTTCTATCACAGTAGTAGAAACCAGGATCTGTATCTCATTATTAATGAATTGCTGCATGACCGCATCTTTCTCTTCAGATTTCATCCTTCCGTGAAGCAAACCCACTCCAAAATCGGGAAACCGTTTTCGGATCTTCTCAAAACCGGCTGTGGCATCCTTAAGGTCCATCTTTTCGGATTCCTCAACCAGAGGATACACTACATATGCCTGCCCGCCGTCCCTGATCTCCTGTTCAACAAAATTGAATACGTCCTCTTTCTTTTTGTGGGATCGTATGGCAGTCCGGATCGCTTTTCGGCCGGCCGGCATATCACGGATGACCGATACATCCAGGTCGGCATACACCGTCATCGCCAGAGACCTTGGGATCGGAGTCGCACTCATCACGAGCATATGCGGATGATCCCCCTTATTCAGCAGGTCATATCTTTGCTGCACTCCGAATCGGTGCTGTTCGTCAATTACTGCAAGGCCGAGGTCATGAAAGCGTACATCTTCCTGAATAATAGCATGCGTTCCGACTACAATATTGCAGAGCCCGCCTTCGAGTGCGGTAAGAATGTCTTGTCTCAGAGCCGGTTTTTGTGATCCGACCAGTAAGCGAACATTTATATTCATGCCTTTCAGCTGATCTTCCAGTGTACGATAATGTTGTTCAGCCAGTATTTCAGTTGGAGCCAGCAGGGCAGCCTGATATCCGTTATCCAGGGCCATCAGCATTGCGCCGATCGATACTACAGTTTTTCCGGCGCCCACATCGCCTTGTATCAGACGGTTCATCTGCGAACCGGATTGTACGTCTTTCTTTATATCAGCAAGGGCGATCTTCTGCCCATCCGTCAGTTCGAAGGGCAGCTGCTCATTGAAATATTTTTTAGTGTATCCGCTGAGCGTGCTGAATATTTTTCCGCTCGCTCTTTCTTTTACGGTGTGATGGATCTTTTCCATACTGAGTTCAAACAGAAACAATTCTTCAAACTTAAATCGCTGCAGTGCATTCTTATGGTCATTATGATTGTCCGGGAAATGGATAAGCTCGTATGCTTCCTGTCTTTCTTTAAAACCGTGTTTGCTGAGAAGGTTGTCTGGTAAAAACTCAGGGATCTGTTTTCTGCGGAGTATTTCCCGGATCCAGTTTTGTATCATATTACTGTTGATCCTTGCCTTGCTGAATTCTTTTGATCCGGGGTAGATAGGCACGATCCTGGAAAAGGAGCTAAGATCTCCTTCGGATGAGATCTTGTCTACTTCAGGATGAGCCATAGAGATAGAACGGCCATATCTTTTGGCCTGACCAAAGAAGGCCACGGTCTCTCCTTCTTTGAAAGCCTTGCGGAAATATGAAGCTCCTCTGAACCAAACCCCTTTTACGGTTCCCGTGTCGTCCTCAATATGTATTTCGAGACGCTTTTTGTTTCCGTAACCAGCCATTTCAATATCGATGATCTTTCCGGCTACCGTTACTTCTTCTCCGCTACCCATGAGGTGTCCCATCTTCATGGTGTTGGAGCGGTCGAGATAACGACGGGGAAAAAAGTGAAGCAGATCCCCTGCAGACCGGATGCCTTCAGAGCTTAAAGCAGCCAGTCTTTTTTCGCTAAGTCCTTTAAGGTGTATTAGTTTCAATTGATATAGTTATATATATCGGTTAATCTATTTTTAAGTCAAATTTAGGGTGTTTTTCCACACTAAACGAGCCTTTTTCAACAATTCGGATCTATTCGGTATTTAATACTACAAAATATTTGCAATCATACCGTCATCTTCCCTATATTTGCAAGCTCTCGATTCGATGGCAATAACCAAATTTTTGAACAGTGCCAACTATACAACAACTCATACGAAAAGGTAGAAAAAGTAAGGTAAGTAAGACAACTGCTCCTGCGCTGCAGAATTGCCCGCAGAAGAGAGGTGTTTGTACTCGTGTTTATACGACCACACCAAAGAAACCTAACTCAGCATTGAGAAAGGTGGCTCGTGTGCGACTTACCAACGGAATTGAAGTCTCGGCATACATTCCGGGTGAAGGTCACAACCTCCAGGAGCACTCAATTGTGCTGATCCGTGGCGGACGTGTAAAGGATTTGCCGGGTGTAAGATACCATATAATACGTGGTACTCTGGATACTGCCGGTGTTGAAGGCAGAAAGCAGAGCCGTAGTTTATATGGCGCCAAAAAGCCAAAAGGGTAACCAGAATTTTAGATTAATCGAGCATGCGTAGAAGAAAGGCTGAAAAAAGAGACGTTCAACCAGATCCTATTTTTGAGGATAAAATGATCACCCGCTTCGTGAACAACCTGATGCGGGATGGAAAAAAGAATGTCGCTCGCAAAATTGTTTATCAAGCGTTTGAAATGATTGAAGAGAAAACAGGTGAAACCGGAATCGATGTATTTCGTGCCGCTCTTCAGAATTCAACTCCTGTAGTTGAAGTAAAATCCAGACGAGTAGGTGGTGCAACCTACCAGGTGCCAGTTGAAGTGCGCCAGGAAAGAGGTACCGCTCTTGGTATGAGATGGCTGATTAAAGCAGCAAGAGGAAGAAACGATAAGTCCATGTCAGTGAGACTATCAAGAGAATTAATCGATGCATCTAATAATGAGGGAGGAGCTGTTCGTAAAAAGGATGAGACTCACCGAATGGCAGATGCTAACAAAGCTTTCGCTCACTTTAGATTCTAAAAAGTATTTCTGAGAAATTATGTCTGATACAAAAACAGCAACAGACCCAAAAGTTTTAGACCGAATACGCCGGACGCGTAACATCGGTATTATGGCGCATATTGACGCCGGAAAGACCACTGTTACCGAGCGTATACTATTTTATACCGGTCGTAGTCACCGTATGGGTGAGGTTCACGACGGTGCTGCAACCATGGACTGGATGGAGCAGGAGCAGGAAAGAGGTATTACTATTACTTCTGCTGCTACTCACTGTATCTGGAAAGACCACAGAATTAATATTATTGATACTCCGGGTCACGTTGATTTTACCGTTGAGGTAGAGCGTTCACTTCGTGTACTTGACGGTGCGGTATTTGTGCTTTGCTCTGTAGGAGCTGTTCAGCCACAGTCTGAGACCGTATGGAGACAAGCTAATAAATACAAAGTGCCTTGTATGGCCTTTGTAAATAAGATGGACCGTACCGGTGCTAACTTCTACAATGTAGTAGGTCAGTTAGAC from Balneola sp. MJW-20 includes these protein-coding regions:
- the rpsL gene encoding 30S ribosomal protein S12, which encodes MPTIQQLIRKGRKSKVSKTTAPALQNCPQKRGVCTRVYTTTPKKPNSALRKVARVRLTNGIEVSAYIPGEGHNLQEHSIVLIRGGRVKDLPGVRYHIIRGTLDTAGVEGRKQSRSLYGAKKPKG
- the rpsG gene encoding 30S ribosomal protein S7 produces the protein MRRRKAEKRDVQPDPIFEDKMITRFVNNLMRDGKKNVARKIVYQAFEMIEEKTGETGIDVFRAALQNSTPVVEVKSRRVGGATYQVPVEVRQERGTALGMRWLIKAARGRNDKSMSVRLSRELIDASNNEGGAVRKKDETHRMADANKAFAHFRF
- the recG gene encoding ATP-dependent DNA helicase RecG, whose product is MKLIHLKGLSEKRLAALSSEGIRSAGDLLHFFPRRYLDRSNTMKMGHLMGSGEEVTVAGKIIDIEMAGYGNKKRLEIHIEDDTGTVKGVWFRGASYFRKAFKEGETVAFFGQAKRYGRSISMAHPEVDKISSEGDLSSFSRIVPIYPGSKEFSKARINSNMIQNWIREILRRKQIPEFLPDNLLSKHGFKERQEAYELIHFPDNHNDHKNALQRFKFEELFLFELSMEKIHHTVKERASGKIFSTLSGYTKKYFNEQLPFELTDGQKIALADIKKDVQSGSQMNRLIQGDVGAGKTVVSIGAMLMALDNGYQAALLAPTEILAEQHYRTLEDQLKGMNINVRLLVGSQKPALRQDILTALEGGLCNIVVGTHAIIQEDVRFHDLGLAVIDEQHRFGVQQRYDLLNKGDHPHMLVMSATPIPRSLAMTVYADLDVSVIRDMPAGRKAIRTAIRSHKKKEDVFNFVEQEIRDGGQAYVVYPLVEESEKMDLKDATAGFEKIRKRFPDFGVGLLHGRMKSEEKDAVMQQFINNEIQILVSTTVIEVGVDVPNASVMIIEHAERFGLSQLHQLRGRIGRGERQSYCILMPDVKVSKAGAFRLKTMEETNDGFRIAEADLKLRGPGDFLGTKQSGLPDFRVADIVEDQFILARAKEEARELLAEDPTLSSENHLALRKVFEPYFAKKAEFYGMG